The following are encoded together in the Xiphophorus hellerii strain 12219 chromosome 3, Xiphophorus_hellerii-4.1, whole genome shotgun sequence genome:
- the LOC116716943 gene encoding SUN domain-containing protein 3-like — translation MISPSSTISSAPREFSVYGKKDINDEESFLGTFQYEEDGSRIQTFKLPDDKTDSFTHVSLQVNSNWGHPDYTCLYNFRVHGELAA, via the exons ATGATATCCCCATCTTCCACAATCTCCAGTGCTCCGAGGGAATTCTCTGTCTAT GGAAAGAAGGACATAAACGATGAGGAGAGTTTCTTGGGAACTTTCCAATATGAAGAAGATGGCAGCAGGATACAGACCTTCAAACTTCct GATGATAAAACTGACTCCTTCACCCATGTGAGCCTACAGGTGAACAGCAACTGGGGCCACCCAGACTACACATGCCTCTATAACTTTAGAGTGCATGGAGAACTTGCTGCATGA
- the LOC116716941 gene encoding uncharacterized protein LOC116716941 isoform X1 — protein MDMRFQNQAYFLQQPVGAESAGWLCYEIISILKRSLRLMSNGYYDSNGEPTVSYRETRVRSRTKRRPVCSKMQDNHQENDILFTVKDGIISPLQRNGIIFVILLLSGCSCIFSALHLRPSESIVSVTPVDMDQEKLPEGYHEDLQEMMQKLDYLLPPADLLPNFALESQGARLVHTMTSEAFKSNRPCRLFGIPLEQEPIGPNIVIQVCTTLRTLNEY, from the exons ATGGATATGCGGTTTCAAAATCAAGCGTATTTTCTTCAGCAGCCCGTTGGCGCGGAGTCTGCAGGTTGGCTGTGCTACGAAATAATCT CTATATTGAAACGAAGCCTTCGTTTAATGAGTAATGGATACTACGACTCTAATGGGGAACCAACAGTTTCCTACCGAGAGACGAGAGTCAG GAGTAGGACAAAAAGACGCCCAGTTTGCAGTAAAATGCAAGATAACCACCAAGAGAATGATATTCTTTTCACTGTAAAAGATGGGATTATCAGTCCGTTACAACGTAATGGGATCATCTTTGTCATCTTGCTCTTGTCTG GATGTAGCTGCATATTTTCTGCTCTGCACTTAAGACCGTCAGAGTCAATAGTTTCAGTAACTCCAGTGGACATG GATCAAGAAAAGCTCCCAGAGGGTTACCACGAAGATCTGCAGGAGATGATGCAGAAACTCGACTACCTTCTACCACCAGCGGATCTGTTGCCCAACTTTGCTCTGGAGTCTCAAG GTGCCAGACTTGTGCACACGATGACCTCAGAAGCATTTAAGAGCAACAGACCATGTAGATTGTTTGGGATACCTTTAGAACAAGAACCCATAGGCCCAAACATTGTCATTCAGGTCTGTACAACACTCAGAACATTAAATGAATATTAG
- the LOC116716941 gene encoding uncharacterized protein LOC116716941 isoform X2, which translates to MSNGYYDSNGEPTVSYRETRVRSRTKRRPVCSKMQDNHQENDILFTVKDGIISPLQRNGIIFVILLLSGCSCIFSALHLRPSESIVSVTPVDMDQEKLPEGYHEDLQEMMQKLDYLLPPADLLPNFALESQGARLVHTMTSEAFKSNRPCRLFGIPLEQEPIGPNIVIQVCTTLRTLNEY; encoded by the exons ATGAGTAATGGATACTACGACTCTAATGGGGAACCAACAGTTTCCTACCGAGAGACGAGAGTCAG GAGTAGGACAAAAAGACGCCCAGTTTGCAGTAAAATGCAAGATAACCACCAAGAGAATGATATTCTTTTCACTGTAAAAGATGGGATTATCAGTCCGTTACAACGTAATGGGATCATCTTTGTCATCTTGCTCTTGTCTG GATGTAGCTGCATATTTTCTGCTCTGCACTTAAGACCGTCAGAGTCAATAGTTTCAGTAACTCCAGTGGACATG GATCAAGAAAAGCTCCCAGAGGGTTACCACGAAGATCTGCAGGAGATGATGCAGAAACTCGACTACCTTCTACCACCAGCGGATCTGTTGCCCAACTTTGCTCTGGAGTCTCAAG GTGCCAGACTTGTGCACACGATGACCTCAGAAGCATTTAAGAGCAACAGACCATGTAGATTGTTTGGGATACCTTTAGAACAAGAACCCATAGGCCCAAACATTGTCATTCAGGTCTGTACAACACTCAGAACATTAAATGAATATTAG
- the LOC116716942 gene encoding SUN domain-containing protein 3-like isoform X2, which produces MPLQQEPIGPNIVIQGRTHLNPGQCWAFAGFPGRLSVQLSHKATVTHVSLGHIPKRISPSSRISSAPREFFVYGKKDINDEESFLGAFQYEEDGSRIQTFKLPDDKTDSFTHVSLQPVSLGRWLFILSLVLLEVSSF; this is translated from the exons ATGCCTTTACAACAAGAACCCATAGGCCCAAACATTGTCATTCAG GGAAGAACTCATCTGAATCCTGGACAATGCTGGGCCTTTGCAGGATTCCCAGGACGTTTATCCGTCCAACTGTCCCACAAAGCCACTGTCACTCATGTGTCGCTGGGTCATATTCCTAAGAGGATATCCCCATCTTCCAGAATCTCCAGTGCTCCGAGGGAATTCTTTGTCTAT GGAAAGAAGGACATAAACGATGAGGAGAGTTTTTTGGGAGCTTTTCAATATGAAGAAGATGGCAGCAGGATACAGACCTTCAAACTTCct GATGATAAAACTGACTCCTTCACCCATGTGAGCCTACAG CCAGTCAGCCTCGGCAGATGGCTGTTCATCctgagcctggttctgctggaggtttcttcctttTAA
- the LOC116716942 gene encoding SUN domain-containing protein 3-like isoform X1 yields the protein MPLQQEPIGPNIVIQGRTHLNPGQCWAFAGFPGRLSVQLSHKATVTHVSLGHIPKRISPSSRISSAPREFFVYGKKDINDEESFLGAFQYEEDGSRIQTFKLPDDKTDSFTHVSLQVNSNWGHPDYTCLYNFRVHGELAA from the exons ATGCCTTTACAACAAGAACCCATAGGCCCAAACATTGTCATTCAG GGAAGAACTCATCTGAATCCTGGACAATGCTGGGCCTTTGCAGGATTCCCAGGACGTTTATCCGTCCAACTGTCCCACAAAGCCACTGTCACTCATGTGTCGCTGGGTCATATTCCTAAGAGGATATCCCCATCTTCCAGAATCTCCAGTGCTCCGAGGGAATTCTTTGTCTAT GGAAAGAAGGACATAAACGATGAGGAGAGTTTTTTGGGAGCTTTTCAATATGAAGAAGATGGCAGCAGGATACAGACCTTCAAACTTCct GATGATAAAACTGACTCCTTCACCCATGTGAGCCTACAGGTGAACAGCAACTGGGGCCATCCAGACTACACATGCCTCTACAACTTTAGAGTGCATGGAGAACTTGCTGCATGA
- the LOC116716939 gene encoding ribonuclease P protein subunit p38-like, translating into MTSAAKPSKKALKKQVRSKASFTSPFSAKWSPLLPKDKDFILRTLKDKIIATGLKKEEVKMPHQWRKKKENKPDVAVEPVPQASEEALGPNPTRNGWTDTAARRQLAIGINEVTKALERNQLRLLLVCKSVRPQLMTNHLIALSATRGVPACQVPRLSESVAELLGLKSVLSLGFRRCSSEDQEMFRDTVDAIKPRVPSLEVDWLTDEAAAVPAELTADLEEEDEGEEQMEEGKEEEGGRRARKRKLEIESEITDSALSCTLRPLKVKRIVPNPDKKRKTKLKKQK; encoded by the coding sequence ATGACATCTGCAGCAAAACCATCTAAGAAAGCGCTCAAAAAGCAGGTCCGAAGTAAGGCCTCCTTTACGTCACCCTTCAGTGCAAAATGGAGCCCACTTTTACCGAAAGACAAGGATTTCATCCTGAGAACTTTAAAGGACAAAATAATTGCCACAGGCCTGAAGAAGGAAGAGGTGAAAATGCCTCACCAGTGGAGGAAAAAGAAGGAGAATAAACCAGATGTTGCTGTGGAGCCTGTTCCCCAGGCGAGTGAGGAGGCGCTGGGGCCCAACCCTACCAGAAACGGCTGGACAGATACGGCGGCCAGACGGCAGCTGGCCATCGGCATCAACGAGGTCACCAAGGCACTAGAGAGGAACCAGCTCCGGCTGCTGCTTGTTTGTAAGTCCGTCAGACCGCAGCTCATGACGAACCACCTGATCGCTCTGAGCGCAACGAGAGGCGTGCCGGCCTGCCAGGTGCCCCGCCTGAGCGAGAGCGTGGCGGAGCTCCTGGGGCTCAAAAGCGTCCTCTCTCTGGGGTTCAGGCGGTGTTCTTCTGAAGACCAGGAGATGTTCAGAGACACGGTGGATGCCATTAAACCCAGAGTGCCTTCACTGGAAGTCGATTGGCTGACAGATGAAGCAGCTGCAGTGCCAGCTGAACTCACGGCTGACCTGGAAGAGGAAGACGAGGGAGAGGAGCAGATGGAGGAAgggaaggaggaggaaggtggGAGAAGAGCACGAAAACGGAAACTGGAGATTGAATCTGAAATCACAGACTCTGCCTTATCCTGCACTCTGCGGCCTTTGAAAGTAAAGAGAATTGTTCCAAACCCcgataagaaaagaaaaacaaaactgaagaaacagaaatga
- the nmt2 gene encoding glycylpeptide N-tetradecanoyltransferase 2 isoform X1, translated as MMAEDSESAASQQSLELDDQDTCGIDGDNEEENEHMQGSPGGELGAKRKKKKQKRKKEKPSSGSGAKSDSASDSQDIKNPGLPIQKLQDIQRAMELLSCQGPAKSIDEATKHKYQFWDTQPVPKLNEVVTCHGPIEADKENIRQEPYSLPQGFMWDTLDLSNADVLKELYTLLNENYVEDDDNMFRFDYSPNFLKWALRPPGWLPQWHCGVRVSSNKKLVGFISAIPADIRVYDTTKKMVEINFLCVHKKLRSKRVAPVLIREITRRVNLEGIFQAVYTAGVVLPKPVSTCRYWHRSLNPRKLVEVKFSHLSRNMTLQRTMKLYRLPDSTKTRGLRLMERRDLHQVTELLQKYLRRFHLAPSMGEEEVAHWFLPQENIIDTYVVEVCTSTSCPQANNSFCCCSYKKTSFSLFQTAGGVLTDFTSFYTLPSTVMHHPLHRSLKAAYSFYSVHTVTPLLDLMNDALILAKMKGFDVFNALDLMENKVFLEKLKFGIGDGNLQYYLYNWKCPPMDPDKVGLVLQ; from the exons ATGATGGCGGAGGACAGTGAGTCCGCGGCAAGCCAGCAGAGCCTGGAGCTGGACGACCAGGATACGTGTGGGATAGACGGAGACAACGAAGAGGAGAATGAGCATATGCAGGG cagtCCGGGGGGAGAGCTGGGAGCGAAgcggaagaagaagaagcagaagaggaaaaaagagaagcCCAGCTCGGGCTCTGGAGCCAAATCTGACTCTGCTTCTGACTCTCAGGATATCAAG AACCCTGGCTTGCCCATTCAGAAGCTCCAGGACATCCAAAGAGCCATGGAACTGCTGTCCTGCCAGGGTCCAGCAAAGAGTATCGACGAGGCAACCAAGCACAAATACCAGTTCTGGGACACCCAGCCTGTCCCAAAGTTAA ATGAAGTCGTGACATGCCACGGTCCAATTGAAGCtgacaaagaaaacatcagacaGGAGCCATATTCTTTACCTCAAGGCTTTATGTGGGACACTTTGGATCTTAGTAATGCAGATGTA TTGAAAGAGTTGTACACGTTGTTAAATGAAAACTATGTGGAGGATGATGACAACATGTTCAGATTTGATTATTCACCAAACTTTCTCAAATG GGCTCTGCGTCCACCTGGTTGGTTACCGCAGTGGCACTGTGGAGTACGAGTGTCCTCAAATAAGAAGCTTGTTGGATTCATCAGTGCCATCCCTGCAGACATACGCGTCTATGACAC GACAAAGAAGATGGTAGAAATCAACTTCCTTTGTGTTCATAAGAAGCTGCGCTCGAAGCGTGTTGCTCCTGTGCTGATCCGAGAGATAACACGGAGGGTGAACCTGGAGGGAATATTCCAGGCGGTGTATACAGCCGGAGTTGTGCTCCCTAAACCCGTGTCTACATGCAG GTACTGGCATCGTTCGTTGAACCCGAGGAAACTCGTGGAAGTGAAATTTTCCCATCTTAGCAGAAACATGACGTTGCAACGAACCATGAAGCTCTACAGGCTACCAGAT AGCACTAAGACTCGAGGCCTGCGGCTGATGGAGAGACGTGACCTCCACCAGGTCACTGAGCTGTTGCAGAAATACCTGAGACGTTTCCACCTCGCACCGTCCATGGGAGAAGAAGAGGTTGCTCACTGGTTCCTACCACAGGAAAACATAATTGACACTTACGTTGTAGAGGTCTGTACATCTACTTCCTGTCCTCAGGCTAACaactctttttgttgttgttcttataaaaagacaagcttttctctctttcagacTGCAGGTGGCGTACTGACAGACTTCACTAGTTTCTACACTTTACCCTCAACTGTGATGCACCACCCTCTACATAGGAGCCTGAAGGCAGCTTACTCATTCTACAGTGTTCATACTGTAACGCCACTACTGGACTTAATGAATGATGCACTGATCCTGGCAAAAATG AAAGGTTTTGATGTTTTCAATGCCTTGGATCTGATGGAGAATAAGGTGTTTCTGGAGAAGTTGAAGTTCGGCATAGGAGATGGAAATCTGCAGTATTACCTCTACAATTGGAAATGTCCCCCTATGGATCCTGATAAG GTCGGTCTCGTCCTTCAGTAG
- the nmt2 gene encoding glycylpeptide N-tetradecanoyltransferase 2 isoform X2 produces the protein MMAEDSESAASQQSLELDDQDTCGIDGDNEEENEHMQGSPGGELGAKRKKKKQKRKKEKPSSGSGAKSDSASDSQDIKNPGLPIQKLQDIQRAMELLSCQGPAKSIDEATKHKYQFWDTQPVPKLNEVVTCHGPIEADKENIRQEPYSLPQGFMWDTLDLSNADVLKELYTLLNENYVEDDDNMFRFDYSPNFLKWALRPPGWLPQWHCGVRVSSNKKLVGFISAIPADIRVYDTTKKMVEINFLCVHKKLRSKRVAPVLIREITRRVNLEGIFQAVYTAGVVLPKPVSTCRYWHRSLNPRKLVEVKFSHLSRNMTLQRTMKLYRLPDSTKTRGLRLMERRDLHQVTELLQKYLRRFHLAPSMGEEEVAHWFLPQENIIDTYVVETAGGVLTDFTSFYTLPSTVMHHPLHRSLKAAYSFYSVHTVTPLLDLMNDALILAKMKGFDVFNALDLMENKVFLEKLKFGIGDGNLQYYLYNWKCPPMDPDKVGLVLQ, from the exons ATGATGGCGGAGGACAGTGAGTCCGCGGCAAGCCAGCAGAGCCTGGAGCTGGACGACCAGGATACGTGTGGGATAGACGGAGACAACGAAGAGGAGAATGAGCATATGCAGGG cagtCCGGGGGGAGAGCTGGGAGCGAAgcggaagaagaagaagcagaagaggaaaaaagagaagcCCAGCTCGGGCTCTGGAGCCAAATCTGACTCTGCTTCTGACTCTCAGGATATCAAG AACCCTGGCTTGCCCATTCAGAAGCTCCAGGACATCCAAAGAGCCATGGAACTGCTGTCCTGCCAGGGTCCAGCAAAGAGTATCGACGAGGCAACCAAGCACAAATACCAGTTCTGGGACACCCAGCCTGTCCCAAAGTTAA ATGAAGTCGTGACATGCCACGGTCCAATTGAAGCtgacaaagaaaacatcagacaGGAGCCATATTCTTTACCTCAAGGCTTTATGTGGGACACTTTGGATCTTAGTAATGCAGATGTA TTGAAAGAGTTGTACACGTTGTTAAATGAAAACTATGTGGAGGATGATGACAACATGTTCAGATTTGATTATTCACCAAACTTTCTCAAATG GGCTCTGCGTCCACCTGGTTGGTTACCGCAGTGGCACTGTGGAGTACGAGTGTCCTCAAATAAGAAGCTTGTTGGATTCATCAGTGCCATCCCTGCAGACATACGCGTCTATGACAC GACAAAGAAGATGGTAGAAATCAACTTCCTTTGTGTTCATAAGAAGCTGCGCTCGAAGCGTGTTGCTCCTGTGCTGATCCGAGAGATAACACGGAGGGTGAACCTGGAGGGAATATTCCAGGCGGTGTATACAGCCGGAGTTGTGCTCCCTAAACCCGTGTCTACATGCAG GTACTGGCATCGTTCGTTGAACCCGAGGAAACTCGTGGAAGTGAAATTTTCCCATCTTAGCAGAAACATGACGTTGCAACGAACCATGAAGCTCTACAGGCTACCAGAT AGCACTAAGACTCGAGGCCTGCGGCTGATGGAGAGACGTGACCTCCACCAGGTCACTGAGCTGTTGCAGAAATACCTGAGACGTTTCCACCTCGCACCGTCCATGGGAGAAGAAGAGGTTGCTCACTGGTTCCTACCACAGGAAAACATAATTGACACTTACGTTGTAGAG acTGCAGGTGGCGTACTGACAGACTTCACTAGTTTCTACACTTTACCCTCAACTGTGATGCACCACCCTCTACATAGGAGCCTGAAGGCAGCTTACTCATTCTACAGTGTTCATACTGTAACGCCACTACTGGACTTAATGAATGATGCACTGATCCTGGCAAAAATG AAAGGTTTTGATGTTTTCAATGCCTTGGATCTGATGGAGAATAAGGTGTTTCTGGAGAAGTTGAAGTTCGGCATAGGAGATGGAAATCTGCAGTATTACCTCTACAATTGGAAATGTCCCCCTATGGATCCTGATAAG GTCGGTCTCGTCCTTCAGTAG
- the nmt2 gene encoding glycylpeptide N-tetradecanoyltransferase 2 isoform X3 has protein sequence MMAEDSESAASQQSLELDDQDTCGIDGDNEEENEHMQGPGGELGAKRKKKKQKRKKEKPSSGSGAKSDSASDSQDIKNPGLPIQKLQDIQRAMELLSCQGPAKSIDEATKHKYQFWDTQPVPKLNEVVTCHGPIEADKENIRQEPYSLPQGFMWDTLDLSNADVLKELYTLLNENYVEDDDNMFRFDYSPNFLKWALRPPGWLPQWHCGVRVSSNKKLVGFISAIPADIRVYDTTKKMVEINFLCVHKKLRSKRVAPVLIREITRRVNLEGIFQAVYTAGVVLPKPVSTCRYWHRSLNPRKLVEVKFSHLSRNMTLQRTMKLYRLPDSTKTRGLRLMERRDLHQVTELLQKYLRRFHLAPSMGEEEVAHWFLPQENIIDTYVVETAGGVLTDFTSFYTLPSTVMHHPLHRSLKAAYSFYSVHTVTPLLDLMNDALILAKMKGFDVFNALDLMENKVFLEKLKFGIGDGNLQYYLYNWKCPPMDPDKVGLVLQ, from the exons ATGATGGCGGAGGACAGTGAGTCCGCGGCAAGCCAGCAGAGCCTGGAGCTGGACGACCAGGATACGTGTGGGATAGACGGAGACAACGAAGAGGAGAATGAGCATATGCAGGG tCCGGGGGGAGAGCTGGGAGCGAAgcggaagaagaagaagcagaagaggaaaaaagagaagcCCAGCTCGGGCTCTGGAGCCAAATCTGACTCTGCTTCTGACTCTCAGGATATCAAG AACCCTGGCTTGCCCATTCAGAAGCTCCAGGACATCCAAAGAGCCATGGAACTGCTGTCCTGCCAGGGTCCAGCAAAGAGTATCGACGAGGCAACCAAGCACAAATACCAGTTCTGGGACACCCAGCCTGTCCCAAAGTTAA ATGAAGTCGTGACATGCCACGGTCCAATTGAAGCtgacaaagaaaacatcagacaGGAGCCATATTCTTTACCTCAAGGCTTTATGTGGGACACTTTGGATCTTAGTAATGCAGATGTA TTGAAAGAGTTGTACACGTTGTTAAATGAAAACTATGTGGAGGATGATGACAACATGTTCAGATTTGATTATTCACCAAACTTTCTCAAATG GGCTCTGCGTCCACCTGGTTGGTTACCGCAGTGGCACTGTGGAGTACGAGTGTCCTCAAATAAGAAGCTTGTTGGATTCATCAGTGCCATCCCTGCAGACATACGCGTCTATGACAC GACAAAGAAGATGGTAGAAATCAACTTCCTTTGTGTTCATAAGAAGCTGCGCTCGAAGCGTGTTGCTCCTGTGCTGATCCGAGAGATAACACGGAGGGTGAACCTGGAGGGAATATTCCAGGCGGTGTATACAGCCGGAGTTGTGCTCCCTAAACCCGTGTCTACATGCAG GTACTGGCATCGTTCGTTGAACCCGAGGAAACTCGTGGAAGTGAAATTTTCCCATCTTAGCAGAAACATGACGTTGCAACGAACCATGAAGCTCTACAGGCTACCAGAT AGCACTAAGACTCGAGGCCTGCGGCTGATGGAGAGACGTGACCTCCACCAGGTCACTGAGCTGTTGCAGAAATACCTGAGACGTTTCCACCTCGCACCGTCCATGGGAGAAGAAGAGGTTGCTCACTGGTTCCTACCACAGGAAAACATAATTGACACTTACGTTGTAGAG acTGCAGGTGGCGTACTGACAGACTTCACTAGTTTCTACACTTTACCCTCAACTGTGATGCACCACCCTCTACATAGGAGCCTGAAGGCAGCTTACTCATTCTACAGTGTTCATACTGTAACGCCACTACTGGACTTAATGAATGATGCACTGATCCTGGCAAAAATG AAAGGTTTTGATGTTTTCAATGCCTTGGATCTGATGGAGAATAAGGTGTTTCTGGAGAAGTTGAAGTTCGGCATAGGAGATGGAAATCTGCAGTATTACCTCTACAATTGGAAATGTCCCCCTATGGATCCTGATAAG GTCGGTCTCGTCCTTCAGTAG